Sequence from the Carassius auratus strain Wakin chromosome 32, ASM336829v1, whole genome shotgun sequence genome:
aatgaaaattctgtcattgcgTACTTATCCTTCATCATCAAAACACAGAAGCTATTTTTAGTCAAACTTGATAGATTTCTGTCCCTACTTGGAAAGTTCATGTAACCAAAACTTTGTTGCTTCAAAATAGAAGCCATGTAATACATGAAACAATGATGTTTGTTCATGTGCATCAAGCAAGAATGTTTTTTACCTTGATTAaatgttcatcatataaagcgaTTGTGTACCTTCATAAGACTTGGATTAAAACCTTTCTGATTTCAGATATTTTACGTCCATGCCAGTTTCTCTCCTTACATGTTGCAAGCCTTTTTAAAGATCTCTCCTTCAATCATAGCGGAGCATCATTGTTCAACATTTTAATTGTTGTATCTGTTCAGCAGAGAACTGTCATGTAGAGACGCTCCTTACTGACTTTCTTACAGTCATGGAGCTGAAGGTGTGGGTGGAAGGTGTTCCACGTGTCGTCTGCGGCCTATCAGAAGAGACATCTTGCCAGGATGTAGTCATTGCCCTTGCCCAGGCTATAGGTAATTTATTTAGTCTCTAGCTTTCTCCTCTCTGCTCTTTGAACAGCTAGTGCCTTTGTATTTTAATGTTCATTCTTATTGTGCTCTCCAGGGCAAACTGGTCGTTATGTTCTTATCCAGAAACTGCGGGATAAGGAACGGCAGCTTTTGGCCAATGAACGCCCACTGGAGTCCCTGGCTAAACTGGGCCAATTAGGCAATGAAGTGCAATTCATCCTACGGCGCACCGGCCCCACAAGCAGTGAAGGCTCAGACCAAGGTCGAGCCCCACAATTACCCAGACCTCCAGATCCAGAGCCCCCCAGACACAAAGAGCCAAAAAAAACTCTTACTTTCAATCTGGGGCCCTCCGCATCACCGCAAACTCGTGTTAAACAGGTTGAAAAACCACCCAGAGACTCCCAAGCACGAGGGGTGTCCCCTTCTCTCCCCTCGTCTCTTACCCAAGCCGGTCCATCCAAAGAAACACTTTATCAGCAGATTCTACGACAACAAGGGCAGCTACAGTCTCTGCAGGGACAGCTGGAGGCTCTAGAGAGGGAGCTGGGCGTTTGGGAGCGGGCTCCTCCTCCAACCCTGTCCCCTGACGTCCTGGGGGAGATGGACCACCTACAGCAGCTTCTGAGGCAGAACGAGGCAGAGCTGGCCAGTGTGATGCACTGGGAAAATGAATTTAAGTCTGAAGTTCAAAGAGAAAAGGACATACTCCGGCAAAAAAATGAACTCCATTTAGCTCTAGACAAACACAGTCGAAGGTTGCAAGACACAGCCAACCAATCAGAGCAGCTAGAGCGAGATATTACGCTGCTTTGTGAAACCAAGAGAAACGGTGTGCTTCAAACCAGACCCAGTGTTGAAGAATCTGTAGTTATAGCGAAAGAAC
This genomic interval carries:
- the LOC113051337 gene encoding ras association domain-containing protein 7-like, with translation MELKVWVEGVPRVVCGLSEETSCQDVVIALAQAIGQTGRYVLIQKLRDKERQLLANERPLESLAKLGQLGNEVQFILRRTGPTSSEGSDQGRAPQLPRPPDPEPPRHKEPKKTLTFNLGPSASPQTRVKQVEKPPRDSQARGVSPSLPSSLTQAGPSKETLYQQILRQQGQLQSLQGQLEALERELGVWERAPPPTLSPDVLGEMDHLQQLLRQNEAELASVMHWENEFKSEVQREKDILRQKNELHLALDKHSRRLQDTANQSEQLERDITLLCETKRNGVLQTRPSVEESVVIAKEQLDNHQRQGTELQATNEEIEKELWLAEEQLQAKSKELDDLNKELRQCNLQQFILQTGVTPAQSNQQTEEIDFALLKPDGQSDEDSNSSILEFNPRTTAKQILGNPRSLQDPLVSSLHPEVLSSRETSWR